The Micromonospora krabiensis genome window below encodes:
- a CDS encoding ROK family transcriptional regulator translates to MVLQPALSGLPRGRPATESLTTVAPGASQEEIRRQNLGALLRHVHVHGPTTRAQLTSRLGLNRSTIGALAGDLVAAGLVTEDVAPSVTRRAGRPSLVVSPRSDGVYARALSIEAGKLRAARIGLGGRILDLRETVRPAGMSAVDAVGALADMVRDMERAVTADAVCVGGAVAVADTARDSDGRIRFSGPDETLRAALEAEIAVGLPFLAGDLADIAGLAEHIRGAAAGSGNLVYLHGDLGVSAGLIIDGRLVVGHQGHGGQVGHMVVNPNGRPCWCGSRGCWETEIGEAALLRHAGREPDAAGGVAEVLRAAAQGEPAATEAVRRVAEWLGFGVANLVNIINPDTVVLGGSLGEIYAAASDTVRHRLGEVALPTSWPQVQLRTAALGCDAALIGAAELAFERLLADPLNVGGAA, encoded by the coding sequence ATGGTGCTGCAACCCGCCCTGTCCGGCCTCCCCCGTGGCCGCCCGGCCACGGAGTCCCTCACCACCGTGGCTCCCGGCGCCAGCCAGGAGGAGATCCGCCGCCAGAACCTCGGCGCGCTCCTGCGCCACGTCCACGTCCACGGCCCGACCACACGGGCCCAACTCACCAGCCGCCTCGGCCTGAACCGCAGCACCATCGGCGCGCTCGCCGGCGACCTCGTCGCCGCCGGCCTGGTCACCGAGGACGTGGCCCCGAGCGTCACCCGCCGCGCCGGGCGCCCGTCCCTCGTGGTGAGTCCCCGCTCCGACGGGGTCTACGCCCGGGCGCTGAGCATCGAGGCGGGGAAACTGCGGGCCGCCCGCATCGGCCTCGGCGGCCGGATCCTCGACCTGCGCGAGACCGTACGTCCCGCCGGGATGTCCGCCGTCGACGCCGTCGGCGCCCTGGCCGACATGGTCCGCGACATGGAACGCGCCGTCACGGCGGACGCGGTCTGCGTGGGCGGCGCCGTCGCGGTGGCCGACACGGCGCGCGACAGCGACGGACGGATCCGCTTCAGCGGGCCCGACGAGACGCTGCGCGCCGCGCTGGAGGCGGAGATCGCGGTCGGCCTTCCCTTCCTGGCCGGCGACCTCGCCGACATCGCCGGCCTCGCCGAGCACATCCGCGGCGCGGCGGCCGGCAGCGGCAACCTCGTCTACCTGCACGGCGACCTCGGGGTCAGCGCCGGGCTCATCATCGACGGCCGGCTCGTCGTCGGCCACCAGGGGCACGGCGGCCAGGTCGGCCACATGGTCGTCAACCCGAACGGACGGCCCTGCTGGTGCGGGTCGCGCGGCTGCTGGGAGACCGAGATCGGCGAGGCCGCGCTGCTGCGGCACGCCGGCCGGGAACCCGACGCCGCGGGCGGGGTCGCCGAGGTCCTGCGCGCCGCCGCCCAGGGCGAGCCGGCGGCGACCGAGGCCGTCCGCCGGGTCGCCGAGTGGCTCGGCTTCGGCGTGGCCAACCTGGTCAACATCATCAACCCGGACACCGTCGTGCTCGGCGGGTCGCTCGGCGAGATCTACGCGGCCGCGTCGGACACCGTCCGCCACCGCCTCGGTGAGGTGGCGCTGCCCACGTCGTGGCCCCAGGTGCAGCTGCGTACGGCGGCGCTCGGCTGCGACGCGGCCCTCATCGGCGCCGCGGAGCTGGCCTTCGAGCGCCTGCTCGCCGACCCGCTGAACGTCGGGGGCGCCGCCTGA
- a CDS encoding SDR family NAD(P)-dependent oxidoreductase, with protein MPDTVVLTGATSGIGAAAARLLAGSARRLLVHGPEPDEAARPLREALRSAGGAEIGYLRADFDRLDDVVAIAGEIAARTERVDVLVNNAGRPGAPERTTSHDGHESTLQTNYLAAVLLTELLLPLIPDSGRVVHVSSATHLSATLDLDDLDFADGYEPTAAYARSKLALTAHAVRQAGYYRPRIVSVHPGVVGTALLHAMFAVPGGSAAEGAANVVDAALRADLPDGAYLDERRIAQPAGQVRDPVFRESLHRRTTTLLGPWLGDAG; from the coding sequence ATGCCAGACACGGTGGTGCTGACCGGGGCGACGAGCGGGATCGGTGCGGCGGCCGCGCGCCTGCTCGCCGGCTCCGCCCGGCGGCTGCTGGTCCACGGACCGGAACCGGACGAGGCGGCGCGACCCCTGCGCGAGGCGCTCCGCTCCGCGGGCGGGGCCGAGATCGGCTACCTGCGGGCCGACTTCGATCGCCTCGACGACGTCGTGGCGATCGCCGGGGAGATCGCCGCGCGGACCGAGCGGGTCGACGTGCTGGTGAACAACGCCGGCCGCCCGGGCGCACCGGAGCGGACGACCAGCCACGACGGCCACGAGTCGACGCTGCAGACGAACTACCTGGCGGCCGTGCTCCTCACCGAACTCCTCCTGCCGCTGATCCCCGACTCCGGCCGCGTCGTGCACGTGTCGTCCGCCACCCACCTGTCCGCCACGCTCGACCTAGACGACCTGGACTTCGCCGACGGCTACGAGCCGACCGCCGCGTACGCCCGGTCCAAGCTGGCGCTGACCGCCCACGCCGTACGGCAGGCCGGGTACTACCGACCACGGATCGTCAGCGTCCACCCCGGGGTCGTCGGCACCGCACTGCTGCACGCGATGTTCGCCGTGCCGGGCGGGTCCGCCGCGGAGGGCGCCGCGAACGTGGTCGACGCGGCACTGCGGGCGGACCTGCCCGACGGGGCGTACCTGGACGAGCGGCGGATCGCCCAACCGGCCGGGCAGGTCCGCGACCCCGTCTTCCGGGAGTCGCTGCACCGGCGCACGACGACGCTGCTCGGCCCGTGGCTGGGCGACGCCGGGTGA
- a CDS encoding discoidin domain-containing protein, whose product MPESPSVSRRTFLSAGATLLASFGATVVLPDAAGASAATAAPPPPTPPSTDLALHRPVTVSSTDYAPTPGSFAVDGLPQVGVRGSGWRAAPGDPQWITVDLQAPCRVEAVTLVFEATLADGPFDGDYTHTDGDEILSSAATAYRIEVSGDGKTWQSVYESGNGQGGVQAVRLPSPVTARWVRMTATKRSTTNPVGLNGFQVYGTPLSHRPPATGWTSWEGGNTRPAPELTVAADGTVPLESGWALTMDDFAGSTDGAALSARGVDVRDWLPATVPGTVLGTLVERGHLPDPVSGFNNLRIPEALSRHSWWYRRALRLPRGLDTAPGRHIWLEFDGINHEATTWVNGKQVGSVAHPFARAAFDITDALAGHAEHVVAVRVTPMPHPGTPGDKGTDGRTFLQSARHYLDAPTYLAVSGWDWMPAVRDRVTGLWDHVRLRSTGAAVLGDPYVKTTLPDLPRTGTADVTIAVPVRNAAATATTVTVRATFDKVKVEQTVTVPAGGHTTVTFTPERFRALRLRNPRLWWPNGYGEPHLYDLAITATAKGRVSDHRDLRFGVREFAYDWHQPIQISPPGTPPLEFVDGAATQTVTFDRRRTQYVRIQTGQRATDWGVSLWSLSVSDGDGPDLARGRTALASSSENDSNVAGNVVDGDPRTRWASKYEDDQWIQVDLGAATDVDRVTIVWEQAYALDYRVQVSDDGDAWTDVKAVSNETPLGSRATQVETFPAQTAQHLRVQAGARATSWGISMWTLSVQRQAEPDVDLARNATATASSSDGDANGPERAVDGNPRTRWSSRFEDNQWIQVDLGAPATFDQITIVWEQAYARDFVIQVSDDGQHWTDVKAVSNKNTELKITVNGVPVFARGGNWGWDELLRRVLPHRLADTVEMHRDMNFTMIRNWLGSSNREELYQACDEQGILVWNDFWQAGQFLPDPPGYVDIAADTIRRFRHHPSIVVWCGANEGDPPPIVNAGLADAVATEHPEILYIPNSAAGIVSGRGPYHWVDPTTYVDNTIYEADSFGFHTEIGMPVVSVVESMRNLVGDQPEWPISEVWNHHDWSTIGNQRVDTYQQAIDARLGASGSLDEFATRAQFVNYESHRAMFEAWNAHLWRDATGLLLWMSHPAWHSTVWQTYDYDLDVNGAYYGSRKGCEPVHVQADPGTWRVRAVNHTAAALTGVTVTARRYDLNGRSLGAPRSQRLDVAASATTEAFTVAAPVGAGLHLVRLELRDGRDRLLSENTYWRYGKAEEMRVLNELAPARLTTKTSGVRTTDGRATVVTTVRNTGSGVAALVRLSVRDADGNRVLPARYDDNYFWLLPGESREVGVSWPDRPDTPRQVRVTARAYNSTGH is encoded by the coding sequence ATGCCCGAGTCGCCGTCCGTTTCGCGGCGCACCTTCCTGTCCGCCGGCGCCACGTTGCTCGCGTCGTTCGGCGCGACGGTGGTTCTGCCGGACGCCGCCGGCGCGTCCGCCGCCACCGCGGCACCGCCGCCGCCGACGCCGCCGAGCACCGACCTGGCGCTGCACCGTCCGGTGACCGTGTCCTCGACGGACTACGCGCCGACACCCGGCTCGTTCGCGGTGGACGGCCTGCCGCAGGTCGGCGTCCGGGGCAGCGGCTGGCGCGCCGCGCCCGGCGATCCGCAGTGGATCACCGTCGACCTGCAGGCCCCGTGCCGGGTCGAGGCGGTCACCCTGGTCTTCGAGGCCACCCTCGCCGACGGGCCGTTCGACGGCGACTACACCCACACCGACGGCGACGAGATCCTGTCCAGCGCCGCGACCGCCTACCGCATCGAGGTCTCCGGCGACGGTAAGACCTGGCAGTCGGTGTACGAGTCCGGCAACGGCCAGGGCGGCGTCCAGGCCGTCCGCCTCCCGTCCCCGGTCACCGCGCGGTGGGTGCGGATGACCGCGACCAAGCGGTCCACCACGAACCCCGTCGGTCTCAACGGCTTCCAGGTCTACGGCACGCCGCTGAGCCACCGCCCGCCGGCCACCGGCTGGACCAGTTGGGAGGGCGGCAACACCCGGCCGGCGCCGGAGCTGACGGTGGCCGCCGACGGGACCGTGCCCCTGGAGTCCGGCTGGGCGCTGACGATGGACGACTTCGCCGGCAGCACCGACGGTGCCGCGCTGTCCGCCCGCGGCGTCGACGTGCGCGACTGGCTGCCCGCCACCGTGCCCGGCACGGTACTGGGCACCCTCGTTGAGCGGGGACACCTGCCCGACCCGGTCTCCGGCTTCAACAACCTGCGCATCCCCGAGGCGCTGTCCCGGCACAGCTGGTGGTACCGGCGCGCGCTGCGGCTGCCACGCGGGCTGGACACCGCCCCGGGCCGCCACATCTGGCTCGAGTTCGACGGCATCAACCACGAGGCCACCACCTGGGTCAACGGCAAGCAGGTCGGCAGCGTGGCCCACCCGTTCGCGCGGGCGGCCTTCGACATCACCGACGCCCTCGCCGGCCACGCCGAGCACGTCGTCGCCGTGCGGGTCACCCCGATGCCGCACCCCGGCACCCCGGGCGACAAGGGCACCGACGGGCGTACGTTCCTCCAGTCCGCCCGCCACTACCTGGACGCGCCGACCTACCTTGCCGTGTCCGGCTGGGACTGGATGCCCGCCGTCCGCGACCGGGTCACCGGCCTCTGGGACCACGTGCGGCTGCGCAGCACCGGTGCCGCCGTCCTCGGCGACCCGTACGTGAAGACCACCCTGCCCGACCTGCCGCGGACCGGCACCGCCGACGTCACCATCGCCGTACCGGTGCGCAACGCCGCCGCCACCGCGACCACCGTGACCGTCCGCGCGACGTTCGACAAGGTCAAGGTCGAGCAGACCGTCACCGTTCCCGCCGGCGGGCACACCACCGTCACCTTCACGCCGGAGCGCTTCCGCGCGCTGCGGCTGCGCAACCCCCGGCTCTGGTGGCCCAACGGCTACGGCGAGCCCCACCTCTACGACCTGGCGATCACCGCAACCGCCAAGGGCCGCGTCAGCGACCACCGCGACCTCCGTTTCGGCGTCCGGGAGTTCGCCTACGACTGGCACCAGCCGATCCAGATCTCGCCGCCCGGCACGCCCCCGCTGGAGTTCGTCGACGGCGCCGCCACCCAGACCGTCACCTTCGACCGGCGTCGCACCCAGTACGTCCGCATCCAGACCGGTCAGCGCGCGACCGACTGGGGCGTGTCCCTGTGGTCCCTCTCCGTCTCCGACGGCGACGGCCCCGACCTGGCCCGGGGCCGCACCGCCCTCGCCTCCTCGTCGGAGAACGACAGCAACGTGGCCGGCAACGTCGTGGACGGCGACCCCCGCACCCGCTGGGCCTCGAAGTACGAGGACGACCAGTGGATCCAGGTGGACCTCGGCGCCGCCACCGACGTCGACCGCGTCACCATCGTCTGGGAGCAGGCGTACGCGCTGGACTACCGCGTCCAGGTCTCCGACGACGGGGACGCCTGGACCGACGTGAAGGCGGTCAGCAACGAGACCCCGCTGGGCAGCCGGGCGACCCAGGTCGAGACCTTCCCCGCACAGACCGCGCAGCACCTGCGGGTGCAGGCCGGCGCGCGGGCCACCTCGTGGGGCATCTCGATGTGGACGCTCTCCGTGCAGCGGCAGGCCGAACCGGACGTCGACCTCGCTCGGAACGCCACCGCGACCGCGTCGTCGTCCGACGGTGACGCCAACGGCCCGGAGCGGGCCGTCGACGGCAACCCCCGGACCCGGTGGTCGTCCCGCTTCGAGGACAACCAGTGGATCCAGGTGGACCTCGGCGCCCCGGCCACCTTCGACCAGATCACCATCGTGTGGGAGCAGGCCTACGCCCGGGACTTCGTCATCCAGGTCTCCGACGACGGGCAGCACTGGACCGACGTCAAGGCGGTCAGCAACAAGAACACCGAACTGAAGATCACCGTCAACGGCGTGCCGGTCTTCGCCCGGGGCGGCAACTGGGGCTGGGACGAACTCCTGCGCCGGGTCCTGCCGCACCGGCTCGCGGACACCGTCGAGATGCACCGCGACATGAACTTCACGATGATCCGCAACTGGCTGGGCAGCAGCAACCGTGAGGAGCTGTACCAGGCCTGCGACGAGCAGGGCATCCTGGTCTGGAACGACTTCTGGCAGGCCGGGCAGTTCCTGCCCGACCCACCCGGCTACGTGGACATCGCCGCCGACACGATCCGCCGGTTCCGCCACCACCCGAGCATCGTGGTCTGGTGCGGTGCCAACGAGGGCGACCCGCCGCCGATCGTCAACGCCGGGCTCGCCGACGCGGTCGCCACCGAACACCCGGAGATCCTCTACATCCCCAACTCCGCCGCCGGCATCGTCAGCGGACGCGGGCCGTACCACTGGGTCGACCCGACCACGTACGTCGACAACACCATCTACGAGGCGGACTCGTTCGGCTTCCACACCGAGATCGGTATGCCGGTCGTGTCGGTCGTGGAGAGCATGCGCAACCTCGTCGGCGACCAGCCGGAGTGGCCGATCAGCGAGGTGTGGAACCACCACGACTGGTCGACCATCGGCAACCAGCGGGTGGACACCTACCAGCAGGCGATCGACGCCCGGCTCGGCGCGTCCGGGTCGCTCGACGAGTTCGCCACCCGGGCGCAGTTCGTCAACTACGAGAGCCACCGGGCGATGTTCGAGGCGTGGAACGCCCACCTGTGGCGGGACGCGACGGGTCTGCTGCTGTGGATGTCGCACCCGGCCTGGCACAGCACGGTGTGGCAGACGTACGACTACGACCTCGACGTCAACGGCGCCTACTACGGCTCCCGCAAGGGCTGCGAGCCGGTGCACGTCCAGGCCGATCCGGGGACCTGGCGGGTCCGGGCCGTCAACCACACCGCGGCGGCCCTGACCGGCGTGACCGTCACCGCCCGCCGGTACGACCTAAACGGCCGGTCGCTGGGCGCCCCGCGGAGCCAGCGGCTGGACGTGGCCGCGTCCGCCACCACGGAGGCGTTCACCGTGGCCGCGCCCGTCGGCGCCGGACTGCACCTGGTCCGCCTGGAACTGCGCGACGGCCGTGACCGGCTGCTCTCGGAGAACACCTACTGGCGGTACGGGAAGGCCGAGGAGATGCGGGTGCTCAACGAACTGGCGCCCGCCCGGCTGACGACGAAGACCAGCGGCGTACGCACCACCGACGGCCGTGCCACGGTCGTCACCACGGTGCGCAACACCGGCAGCGGCGTGGCCGCGCTGGTGCGGCTCAGTGTCCGGGACGCCGACGGCAACCGGGTCCTGCCCGCCCGCTACGACGACAACTACTTCTGGCTGCTGCCGGGGGAGTCGCGCGAGGTGGGTGTCTCCTGGCCGGACCGGCCGGACACTCCGCGGCAGGTGCGCGTGACGGCACGGGCGTACAACTCGACCGGACACTGA
- a CDS encoding YeiH family protein: MTVAPSSGTALIGPGRPEASPREAVDGSARPAGSRSSDASRRLLPGLLLAAVGAALAWAVHLLVPAVPALTAAIVLGVAAAHLPGLRERVRGAARPGLSVAAKRLMRVGIVLLGLKLSVQDVRELGWPSMLMVLAVVAATFGGTWWLGRRIGLRGDQPLLIAAGYAICGASAIGAVSAATRSDEEDAAASVALVTLCGTLAIAVLPLLQQPLGLDDVEFGRWVGASVHDVGQVVATAQTAGSAALGDAVLVKLMRVALLAPLVAAVALGLRRRARQSRPDGPDADGARTPGRLPAIVPLFVVGFLAMIGLRSTGWLPEAVLAGAGLGQEVLLTAALFALGSAVHLPGLARTGGRAAALGLSAWVVVAGVSYAGVLLTA; encoded by the coding sequence GTGACCGTCGCGCCCAGTTCCGGCACCGCGCTGATCGGCCCCGGCCGTCCGGAGGCGTCCCCTCGGGAGGCTGTCGACGGTTCCGCGCGGCCGGCCGGATCGCGATCGTCCGACGCCTCCCGGCGTCTCCTACCCGGTCTGCTCCTCGCGGCCGTCGGCGCCGCCCTCGCCTGGGCGGTCCACCTGCTGGTGCCGGCCGTGCCGGCGCTGACCGCGGCGATCGTGCTGGGTGTCGCCGCCGCCCACCTTCCCGGTCTCCGTGAGCGCGTACGCGGGGCGGCCCGGCCCGGTCTGAGCGTGGCGGCCAAGCGCCTCATGCGGGTGGGCATCGTGCTGCTCGGGCTCAAGCTCAGCGTCCAGGACGTGCGGGAACTCGGGTGGCCGAGCATGCTGATGGTGCTCGCGGTCGTGGCCGCGACGTTCGGCGGCACGTGGTGGCTGGGGCGCCGGATCGGTCTGCGCGGCGACCAGCCGCTGCTGATCGCCGCCGGCTACGCGATCTGCGGCGCCTCCGCCATCGGCGCGGTCAGCGCGGCGACCCGCAGCGACGAGGAGGACGCCGCCGCCTCGGTGGCCCTGGTGACCCTCTGCGGCACGCTGGCCATCGCCGTCCTTCCGCTGCTCCAGCAGCCGCTGGGCCTCGACGACGTGGAGTTCGGCCGCTGGGTGGGGGCGAGCGTGCACGACGTGGGGCAGGTCGTCGCCACGGCGCAGACCGCCGGGTCGGCGGCGCTCGGTGACGCGGTCCTGGTGAAGCTGATGCGGGTCGCGCTGCTGGCCCCGCTGGTGGCCGCCGTGGCCCTCGGCCTGCGGCGGCGGGCACGGCAGAGCCGCCCGGACGGGCCGGACGCCGACGGCGCCCGGACGCCCGGCCGACTGCCCGCGATCGTCCCCCTGTTCGTCGTCGGCTTCCTCGCCATGATCGGCCTGCGCAGCACCGGCTGGCTGCCCGAGGCGGTGCTCGCCGGGGCGGGCCTGGGGCAGGAGGTCCTGCTGACCGCCGCGCTGTTCGCGCTCGGCAGCGCCGTGCACCTGCCCGGTCTCGCCCGCACCGGCGGGCGAGCCGCCGCGCTGGGCCTGAGCGCCTGGGTGGTCGTCGCCGGGGTGTCGTACGCGGGCGTGCTGCTGACGGCCTGA
- a CDS encoding LacI family DNA-binding transcriptional regulator, whose product MVDVAALAGVSLKTVSRVVNQAPHVQPELAQRVLAAAAELGFRRNHLASSLRSGQTTATIGLLIEEIANPFYAAIAGAAAEVARLHRTMLIIASSEEDPSREQELLSDLCARRVDGLLVVPAGDDHSFLHAEVELGTPVVFLDRPAGGLPADTVLLDNRGGARDGVARLVEQGHRRVAVLFDSTRVYTMRERLAGAREALAAAGVPADDRLVRDGVRDPATAARVVGELLDGDDPPTAFFCLNNRITLGAVEQLHRRGGDAALLGFDDFDVARLLPYPLTVIAYDTHRLARTAAELLFRRIAGDRSAPRTLLIPTELAERGVRRA is encoded by the coding sequence ATGGTGGACGTCGCCGCCCTGGCCGGGGTGAGCCTGAAGACCGTCTCCCGGGTCGTCAACCAGGCACCCCACGTGCAGCCGGAGCTGGCCCAGCGGGTGCTGGCCGCCGCCGCCGAGCTGGGTTTCCGTCGCAACCACCTGGCGAGCTCACTGCGTTCCGGGCAGACCACCGCCACGATCGGCCTGCTCATCGAGGAGATCGCCAACCCGTTCTACGCGGCCATCGCCGGCGCGGCGGCGGAGGTCGCCCGGCTGCACCGCACCATGTTGATCATCGCCAGCTCCGAGGAGGACCCGTCCCGCGAGCAGGAGCTGCTGAGCGACCTGTGCGCGCGCCGGGTCGACGGTCTGCTGGTGGTCCCGGCCGGCGACGACCACTCGTTCCTGCACGCCGAGGTGGAGCTCGGGACCCCGGTGGTGTTCCTCGACCGGCCCGCCGGGGGTCTGCCGGCCGACACGGTGCTGCTGGACAACCGCGGGGGCGCCCGTGACGGGGTCGCCCGCCTGGTCGAGCAGGGGCACCGGCGGGTCGCCGTGCTCTTCGACTCGACCCGCGTCTACACGATGCGGGAGCGCTTGGCCGGTGCGCGCGAGGCGCTGGCGGCGGCCGGCGTGCCGGCCGACGACCGGTTGGTCCGGGACGGCGTGCGGGATCCGGCGACCGCGGCCCGGGTGGTCGGCGAGCTGCTCGACGGCGACGACCCACCGACCGCCTTCTTCTGCCTGAACAACCGCATCACCCTCGGAGCGGTGGAGCAGCTCCACCGGCGCGGAGGCGACGCCGCCCTGCTCGGCTTCGACGACTTCGACGTGGCCCGGCTGCTGCCCTACCCGCTCACCGTGATCGCGTACGACACGCACCGGTTGGCCCGCACCGCCGCCGAGCTGCTGTTCCGCCGGATCGCGGGTGACCGGTCGGCGCCGCGCACCCTGCTGATCCCCACCGAGCTGGCCGAGCGGGGCGTCCGCCGGGCCTGA
- a CDS encoding LysR family transcriptional regulator has protein sequence MFDSRHIRTFHEVVRSQSYSAAAQALGYTQPAITQQMKALEREVGTPLFTRVGRRLRLTEAGETLARHTETILDSMSVAREQMAAIARLRTGRVRVCAFPSANATLVPEAMALLAVEHPGIRVELLEDEPPDSLRRVVQGEADLTLAFTYPGLREEVPDELVEVPLLEDQLTVLLPVGHPMARRRAIELADLAQERWIAGCLRCRTNFLHECEQLGFTPDIVFTTDDNLAVQSLVAQGLGVAMMPGLTLSFLRRDKVRGRPLLPASRRQVSAYVLREHLRVPATAQVLDALASVAGRRGDDVPE, from the coding sequence GTGTTCGATTCGCGCCATATCCGGACCTTCCACGAGGTGGTCCGGTCCCAGTCGTACTCCGCGGCGGCGCAGGCGCTCGGCTACACCCAGCCCGCGATCACGCAGCAGATGAAGGCGCTGGAGCGGGAGGTCGGCACTCCGCTGTTCACCCGGGTCGGCCGGCGGCTGCGGCTGACCGAGGCGGGGGAGACGCTGGCCCGCCACACGGAGACCATCCTCGACAGCATGTCGGTCGCCCGCGAGCAGATGGCGGCGATCGCGCGGCTGCGCACCGGCCGGGTACGGGTGTGCGCGTTCCCCAGCGCCAACGCGACGTTGGTGCCCGAGGCGATGGCGCTGCTGGCCGTCGAGCACCCGGGGATCCGGGTGGAGTTGTTGGAGGACGAGCCGCCCGACTCGCTGCGGCGGGTCGTGCAGGGGGAGGCGGACCTGACGCTCGCCTTCACCTATCCCGGTCTGCGGGAGGAGGTGCCGGACGAGCTGGTGGAGGTCCCGCTGCTGGAGGACCAGCTCACCGTGCTCCTGCCGGTCGGGCACCCCATGGCCCGGCGTCGCGCGATCGAGCTGGCCGACCTCGCCCAGGAGCGCTGGATCGCCGGGTGCCTGCGCTGTCGCACGAATTTCCTGCACGAGTGCGAACAGCTCGGGTTCACCCCCGACATCGTGTTCACCACCGACGACAACCTCGCGGTCCAGTCGCTCGTCGCGCAGGGCCTCGGGGTGGCGATGATGCCCGGGCTCACGCTCTCCTTCCTGCGCCGGGACAAGGTCCGTGGCCGTCCTCTCCTGCCGGCCTCGCGGCGTCAGGTGTCGGCGTACGTCCTGCGGGAGCACCTGCGTGTCCCGGCAACCGCCCAGGTGCTGGACGCCCTCGCGAGCGTGGCGGGCCGCCGGGGCGACGACGTCCCGGAGTGA
- a CDS encoding cysteine dioxygenase family protein, producing the protein MTTPAAVRVAPATTSRLARLVTDVRGVVDRGLPPDLTAYLVGEQLAPHLGASDLLTEEQYEGDPDRYRQHLLHAERDGSFSIVALVWLPGQQTAIHDHVAWCVTGVHQGEEHERRFRLVSDGAVARLVATEDVVNGPGDVCGFAPPGDIHRVWNGGSGKAVSLHIYGADISRLGSSVRRVYDLRTDES; encoded by the coding sequence ATGACCACTCCGGCCGCCGTCCGTGTCGCCCCCGCCACCACCTCGCGCCTCGCGCGCCTCGTGACGGACGTCCGGGGCGTGGTCGACCGGGGTCTCCCGCCCGACCTGACCGCCTACCTGGTCGGTGAGCAGCTCGCCCCGCACCTGGGCGCGTCCGACCTGCTCACCGAGGAGCAGTACGAGGGCGACCCGGACCGTTACCGTCAGCACCTGCTGCACGCGGAGCGCGACGGCAGCTTCTCGATCGTGGCGCTCGTGTGGCTCCCCGGCCAGCAGACCGCCATCCACGACCACGTCGCCTGGTGCGTCACGGGGGTGCACCAGGGCGAGGAGCACGAGCGGCGCTTCCGCCTGGTCTCCGACGGTGCCGTGGCCCGGCTCGTCGCCACCGAGGACGTCGTCAACGGTCCGGGCGACGTCTGCGGCTTCGCGCCGCCCGGTGACATCCACCGGGTCTGGAACGGCGGGTCCGGCAAGGCGGTGTCCCTGCACATCTACGGAGCGGACATCTCCCGCCTCGGGTCCAGCGTCCGCCGGGTGTACGACCTGCGGACCGACGAGTCGTGA
- a CDS encoding CG0192-related protein: MALLHRAELRPTKLELLAAWLPSRPWFPADADTGAGLDRVAAYRFDDPAGEVGIETLLVRAGAGPVLQVPLTYRGAPRDGAEQWLVGTCEHSVLGRRWVYDGTADPVYVAALAGAILGGGGQAQEYFEEDGRREHRAPSMAIATDGRQLDVPEIRVVDHVEDGDPTRIVAGPVELTVVRRVGAHPALPGHPLTGAWDGQAVAVPLAYATAR; the protein is encoded by the coding sequence ATGGCGTTGCTGCACCGGGCGGAACTGCGCCCCACCAAACTCGAACTCCTGGCCGCCTGGCTGCCGAGCCGTCCCTGGTTCCCGGCGGACGCGGACACCGGCGCGGGCCTCGACCGGGTCGCCGCGTACCGCTTCGACGACCCGGCGGGCGAGGTCGGGATCGAGACCCTCCTCGTCCGGGCCGGCGCCGGACCGGTCCTGCAGGTCCCGCTGACCTACCGGGGCGCGCCGCGCGACGGCGCCGAGCAGTGGCTCGTCGGCACCTGCGAGCACTCCGTGCTGGGCCGGCGCTGGGTCTACGACGGCACCGCCGACCCGGTCTACGTGGCGGCCCTGGCCGGCGCCATCCTCGGCGGCGGCGGTCAGGCCCAGGAGTACTTCGAGGAGGACGGCCGGCGTGAGCACCGGGCGCCGAGCATGGCGATCGCCACGGACGGCCGTCAGCTCGACGTCCCGGAGATCCGCGTGGTCGACCACGTCGAGGACGGCGACCCGACCCGGATCGTGGCCGGCCCGGTCGAGCTGACCGTGGTCCGTCGGGTCGGTGCCCACCCCGCTCTGCCGGGGCATCCGCTCACCGGGGCGTGGGACGGGCAGGCCGTCGCCGTACCGCTCGCGTACGCTACGGCCCGCTGA